The following nucleotide sequence is from Candidatus Zixiibacteriota bacterium.
AATCTCGATCCCGACGTCGCCGAGATTCCCGAGCAACTGATCGTCTATGGCGGATCGGGCAAGGCCGCGCGCAACTGGGATTGTTTTCATCGTATAGTCGCATCGCTCAAAGAACTCGACAACGATGAGACATTGCTCGTGCAGTCGGGCAAGCCGGTCGGCGTCTTCACGACCCACGAGGGCGCGCCACGCGTGCTGATCGCCAATTCCAATCTCGTCGGGCAGTGGGCCAATTGGGAAGAGTTCCGACGGCTCGACGCGCTTGGGCTGATGATGTATGGCCAGATGACCGCCGGGTCGTGGATTTACATCGGGACGCAGGGAATCCTGCAGGGCACTTACGAAACTCTGGCCGCGGTCGCGCAGCAGCACTTCGGCGGCACACTCGCCGGACGCTGGGTGTTGACCGGCGGCATGGGTGGCATGGGCGGAGCGCAGCCGTTAGCGGTGACATTCAACGGCGGAGTCGCGCTGGTGGTCGAGGTCGATCCATCGCGCATCGACCGCCGTCTGGCGACCGCCTATTGCGACCGCAAGACCGAATCGCTCGATGAAGCATTGCAGTGGATCAAAGAAGCGACCGACGCCCGACGACCGCAGTCCATCGGTTTAGTCGGCAATTGCGCTGATGTGCTGCCCGACCTGCTCAAACGCGGAGCGATTCCCGATATCGTCACCGATCAGACATCGGCGCACGACGAACTCGCCGGATATGTCCCCAACGGCATGACACTCGCTGCCACGCTCGCGTTGCGCCAATCCAATCCCGCCGACTACATCAAGCGCTCGCTGGCGGCAATGGCCGTGCATTGCGAAGCAATTGTCGCGATGCAGAAGGCAGGCGCGATCGCCTTCGACTACGGCAACAATCTGCGCGGTCAGGCGAAGAAAGCGGGCTTCGCCGATGCCTTCGCCTATCCCGGATTCATTCCCGCCTACATTCGTCCGCTGTTCTGCGAAGGACGCGGCCCGTTCCGTTGGGCGGCGCTCTCCGGCGATCCGGCTGACATCGCCGTGACCGACCAAGTCGTCCTGCGCGAGTTCGCCGACAACGAACCATTGTGCCGCTGGATACGCTTGGCCGCCGAGCGCGTGACGTTTCAGGGTCTGCCGGCGCGCATCTGCTGGCTCGGCTACGGCGAACGCGACCGTTTCGGGCTAATCATCAACGACCTGATCGCCAAGGGCAAAATATCCGCGCCGGTCGTGATCGGCCGCGACCATCTCGACTGCGGCTCGGTCGCCTCGCCCTATCGCGAGACCGAAGCGATGAAAGACACCTCCGATGCGGTCGCCGACTGGCCGTTGCTCAACGGCCTGCTCAATGCCGTCTCCGGCGCGGGCTGGGTCTCGATCCATCATGGCGGCGGAGTCGGCATGGGGCTGTCGATCCACGCGGGGATGGTCGTGGTCGCCGACGGCACCGCAGATGCCGCTGGACGTCTCAAGCGCGTCCTCACCAACGATCCCGGCACCGGCATCATGCGCCACGCCGACGCGGGCTACGACGCGGCAATTGAGTTTGCCAACAAGCATGGGATGAAGCTGCCGGGGGTGAGCAACTTCGAACCGCCGGGGGTGACGAGGTGACAAGAAAACTCGCCACAAAGATGGCGGAGCGACTGAAAGTGTGGCGGGCACATAAGTCTGGGTTATCTTACGAGCGCCCAGCGCGCGATGAGACTCTCCCACAGCCAGCTGTGGGACACCGTTGGGAGGATTGGCCCAGTGGATGAGGAATGAAAAGCGCTTCCACAAATCAGATAGGGACAGCGAATGATGGCAATTCCCCAACTGACAGTCGAACAGATAAATACTATTATTCCTTCAGCTTCCGCTATTCAAGAAGTCGACCGGGGCGGACAAAAGATCGTTTTTTCGGGTATCATTGATGGCCGGAAGTATGCGCTCAAGTTTATGGCTCCCAACCCATCGCAAGCGGGCGGGCAAACTAGTGAATTCTTGGACGACGTAGCTTCGCGAGCTCAGCGTGAGGTAGAAACCATGCAGCAATGTTCCACGCCTCACTTGGTCGGCATGGGACCAATTGGCCTGAGTATAACATCCATTGCGGGCGAGCCAATCATCTACTTCAGCGAAGAATTTGTGGAGGGACAGAATCTGCGGTCATGCCTTGAAGACACCGGTGTTTTCTCTGTTGCAGATTTGGTCCGCCTCGCCACCCATATGGCAGAAGCAATCAAGGCAATCTGGCAATTCTCCAAGATACATCGAGACATCAAGCCGGGGAACATCATGCGGCGAAATGATAATGGCTACTTTGTCCTACTCGATATGGGACTGGTTTTCGATTTACAGGACGAATCGCTATCACTCTCTCCGGTTGGCACTCCGCTATATTTCTCTCCCGAGCAAATGGACTTCAATAATCGAAGAACCATCATGAGTTTTCGTTCTGATCTCTTTTCGCTCGGAACTGTCATGTATGAGATGGCAACAGGAACCCACCCTTTCACTCAAGACGCGAAGACAACATGGGAAGTCTTGGGTAATATTGCCAATGTAGCACCTCAATCTCCTAGCGTATTGCGACCGGATTTTCCAGAAAGACTCAGCGACATTATCTTGCGGCTTCTCGCCAAACGGCCTGCCTTGCGGTACCGCAGCATCGAGTTGTTCCAAAGAGCGCTTCGGGAAGTCGAAACCGAAGGGGGCGTACAAT
It contains:
- a CDS encoding serine/threonine-protein kinase; protein product: MMAIPQLTVEQINTIIPSASAIQEVDRGGQKIVFSGIIDGRKYALKFMAPNPSQAGGQTSEFLDDVASRAQREVETMQQCSTPHLVGMGPIGLSITSIAGEPIIYFSEEFVEGQNLRSCLEDTGVFSVADLVRLATHMAEAIKAIWQFSKIHRDIKPGNIMRRNDNGYFVLLDMGLVFDLQDESLSLSPVGTPLYFSPEQMDFNNRRTIMSFRSDLFSLGTVMYEMATGTHPFTQDAKTTWEVLGNIANVAPQSPSVLRPDFPERLSDIILRLLAKRPALRYRSIELFQRALREVETEGGVQ
- the hutU gene encoding urocanate hydratase; amino-acid sequence: MGTTATKAALTSTAPSGYTPIRSPRGTQRTCKGWIQEAALRMLCNNLDPDVAEIPEQLIVYGGSGKAARNWDCFHRIVASLKELDNDETLLVQSGKPVGVFTTHEGAPRVLIANSNLVGQWANWEEFRRLDALGLMMYGQMTAGSWIYIGTQGILQGTYETLAAVAQQHFGGTLAGRWVLTGGMGGMGGAQPLAVTFNGGVALVVEVDPSRIDRRLATAYCDRKTESLDEALQWIKEATDARRPQSIGLVGNCADVLPDLLKRGAIPDIVTDQTSAHDELAGYVPNGMTLAATLALRQSNPADYIKRSLAAMAVHCEAIVAMQKAGAIAFDYGNNLRGQAKKAGFADAFAYPGFIPAYIRPLFCEGRGPFRWAALSGDPADIAVTDQVVLREFADNEPLCRWIRLAAERVTFQGLPARICWLGYGERDRFGLIINDLIAKGKISAPVVIGRDHLDCGSVASPYRETEAMKDTSDAVADWPLLNGLLNAVSGAGWVSIHHGGGVGMGLSIHAGMVVVADGTADAAGRLKRVLTNDPGTGIMRHADAGYDAAIEFANKHGMKLPGVSNFEPPGVTR